A stretch of the Sulfurimonas sp. HSL-1656 genome encodes the following:
- a CDS encoding RDD family protein — protein MRWREIKHTKPKPKSKSGPTVTYADFRTRALAFVTDIFMIGIPITLLIMIVFGHDQMMNSAGGMDVLMNPAEAQKHAPNPYASMTQMLLYAVTFVLFWHKSGQTPGKKMMRIRVVDAATFRTASWGRLLLRFIGYFLSAFTLIGFFTGLFRRDGRALHDLISGTAVINA, from the coding sequence ATGCGATGGCGAGAGATCAAACACACCAAACCGAAACCGAAGTCAAAAAGCGGCCCGACAGTAACCTATGCCGACTTCCGTACGCGGGCACTGGCCTTTGTCACGGACATCTTCATGATCGGCATTCCTATCACCCTGCTCATCATGATCGTCTTCGGGCATGACCAGATGATGAACAGCGCCGGGGGGATGGACGTGCTGATGAACCCGGCCGAGGCGCAGAAACATGCCCCCAACCCCTACGCATCGATGACGCAGATGCTGCTCTATGCCGTCACCTTCGTCCTTTTCTGGCATAAAAGCGGCCAGACGCCGGGCAAAAAGATGATGCGCATCCGGGTCGTCGACGCAGCCACCTTCCGAACGGCCTCCTGGGGGCGCCTGCTCCTGCGCTTCATCGGCTATTTTCTCTCAGCTTTCACCCTGATCGGTTTCTTCACCGGCCTGTTCCGCCGCGACGGCAGGGCCCTGCACGACCTGATCAGCGGCACCGCCGTCATCAACGCCTGA
- a CDS encoding cation:proton antiporter, which yields MDQPLIYAVTALAISVVLNILLKKIGVSQVIGYILTGTSIVYAFDLRHFSDSHALEQMAEFGIVFLMFTIGLELSLPRLGALKQIVFVNGLLQVLVTAVTVFAFAYGLFGIGLTSSIIIASAFALSSTAVVLSYLKSSKEIHLPYGQRAMGILIFQDIAVIPILLLIGFLASEGGDWQSTLLHTAESAVLILLILFTVGRPLMTWLLHFAADSGIEELFLGSVLVIAVGASLLADAMGFTYSLGAFLAGVIIAETRYHHKVEADIASFKDLLLGVFFVTVGMKIDIAFFAEHLVNILGILAAVMLLKSLIIFALIRLSSPTPVALKTALSLSQLGEFSFAIFALAASDGLLDPALEQYLIMMVVVSLVLTPFYLPKVHPFVLKRFQQKGLHDNLAPIAEHRDHIIVCGFSTVGKFVAAELKALGMDYVIIDNSLKHVREGLACNEAIYLGDLSKPAIAEALHTENASAVIVTLDNPEKKSLICETVLAINPQANLVVKIVTLEEKKGLEALHVGHIVDGKHEVAKVLVSQAMQCEM from the coding sequence ATGGACCAGCCCCTGATCTACGCCGTTACGGCCCTCGCCATCTCCGTCGTTCTCAACATCCTGCTCAAGAAGATCGGCGTCTCCCAGGTGATCGGCTATATCCTGACGGGCACGAGCATCGTCTACGCTTTCGACCTGCGCCACTTCAGCGATTCGCACGCCCTGGAACAGATGGCGGAATTCGGGATCGTCTTTTTGATGTTCACGATCGGGCTGGAACTCTCCCTGCCGCGGCTGGGGGCGCTTAAACAGATCGTCTTCGTCAACGGCCTGCTGCAGGTCCTGGTCACGGCGGTGACGGTTTTCGCCTTCGCCTACGGCCTTTTCGGCATCGGCCTCACCTCCTCCATCATCATCGCGAGCGCCTTTGCGCTCTCCTCCACCGCCGTCGTGCTCAGCTATCTCAAAAGCTCCAAGGAGATCCATCTCCCCTACGGACAGCGCGCCATGGGGATCCTGATCTTCCAGGACATCGCCGTTATCCCGATTCTGCTGCTCATCGGCTTCCTCGCCAGCGAGGGGGGAGACTGGCAGAGCACCCTGCTGCACACCGCGGAGAGTGCCGTCCTGATCCTCCTCATCCTCTTCACCGTCGGCCGGCCGCTGATGACCTGGCTGCTGCACTTCGCCGCCGACAGCGGAATAGAGGAGCTCTTTCTCGGCTCCGTTCTCGTGATCGCCGTCGGGGCTTCCCTGCTGGCCGATGCCATGGGGTTTACCTACTCGCTGGGCGCCTTCCTGGCCGGGGTCATCATCGCCGAAACACGCTATCACCACAAGGTCGAGGCGGATATCGCCTCGTTCAAAGACCTCCTGCTGGGGGTTTTCTTCGTCACTGTCGGCATGAAGATCGATATCGCTTTTTTCGCCGAGCACCTCGTCAATATCCTCGGCATCCTCGCGGCCGTCATGCTGCTCAAAAGCCTGATCATCTTCGCATTGATCCGCCTCAGCAGCCCGACGCCCGTCGCCCTGAAAACGGCGCTGTCGCTCTCCCAGCTCGGAGAGTTCTCCTTCGCCATCTTCGCCCTCGCGGCCTCGGACGGGCTGCTCGACCCGGCCCTGGAGCAGTACCTGATCATGATGGTCGTCGTCTCCCTCGTCCTGACCCCTTTTTACCTGCCGAAAGTCCACCCCTTCGTGCTCAAGCGGTTCCAGCAGAAGGGACTCCACGACAACCTTGCCCCCATCGCGGAACACCGTGACCACATCATCGTCTGCGGTTTCAGTACCGTCGGGAAGTTCGTCGCGGCCGAACTCAAGGCCCTGGGCATGGACTATGTGATCATCGACAACTCCCTCAAACATGTCAGGGAGGGGCTGGCGTGCAATGAGGCCATCTACCTCGGCGACCTCTCCAAACCGGCCATTGCGGAAGCGCTGCATACGGAGAACGCCTCCGCCGTCATCGTGACGCTCGACAACCCCGAAAAGAAAAGCCTGATCTGCGAAACGGTCCTCGCCATCAACCCGCAGGCCAACCTCGTCGTGAAAATCGTGACGCTCGAAGAGAAAAAAGGACTTGAAGCACTGCATGTCGGCCATATCGTCGACGGAAAGCATGAAGTTGCAAAGGTCCTGGTTTCCCAGGCCATGCAATGTGAAATGTAA
- the recJ gene encoding single-stranded-DNA-specific exonuclease RecJ, protein MPKAPDAPLLDKRSLEALLRSRFGSGFSKLSDIPDPAGLTDAAKAAKRIADAIRGGERIALVGDYDVDGVTATAITTLFFRQIPYPLEVTIPNRFTDGYGVSERVLERIDADVVFTVDNGINAFAAAEVCKARGIDLIITDHHTPSDTLPDAYAVVDPKREDDHYAFPEICGAQVAWLLMALIKKELGLAIDMGQFLELLALAVIADVMPLVGINRAIVQAGLSQMEHSSRPFSVIVREALGKTKLGAEDIGFQVAPRINAAGRLEDASLALELLIAPDEQTAFRQYELLTQLNAMRKAIEAEATEEAIALVRPDDRVIVVAHEGWHEGVVGIVAARLVQRFERPAIVLSIEEGRAKGSARSLGNVSIYDLIATQEALLEKFGGHKMAAGLSLRAGDVDAFREGINAEAAALDPDDFLPVEEIVGQLDTGSVDFELLEILERYEPYGEGNPRPRFLARDAEVVGIRYLGSDGDHSKVSLRLFRHERQTFDLMAFRRKLERPESGRLTCSYTLARNEWGGRVSIQMMLERLYG, encoded by the coding sequence ATGCCAAAGGCGCCTGACGCCCCGCTGCTGGACAAGCGTTCGCTCGAGGCACTGCTGCGTTCGCGCTTCGGCTCGGGCTTTTCCAAACTCTCCGATATCCCGGACCCCGCCGGTCTGACCGACGCCGCGAAGGCCGCCAAACGGATCGCCGATGCCATCAGAGGCGGCGAACGCATCGCCCTGGTCGGGGATTACGACGTCGACGGGGTGACCGCAACGGCGATTACGACCCTCTTTTTCCGGCAGATTCCCTACCCGCTCGAGGTGACGATTCCCAACCGTTTTACGGACGGCTACGGCGTTTCGGAGCGCGTGCTTGAGCGCATCGATGCCGACGTCGTCTTTACCGTCGACAACGGCATCAACGCCTTCGCCGCGGCCGAGGTGTGCAAAGCGCGCGGCATCGACCTGATCATCACCGACCACCATACCCCTTCGGACACGCTGCCCGACGCCTACGCCGTCGTGGATCCCAAGCGCGAGGACGACCACTACGCCTTTCCGGAGATCTGCGGGGCACAGGTGGCATGGCTGCTGATGGCGCTGATCAAGAAGGAGCTGGGGCTCGCTATCGATATGGGGCAGTTCCTCGAGCTTCTCGCCCTGGCGGTCATCGCCGACGTCATGCCGCTCGTGGGGATCAACCGTGCGATCGTGCAGGCGGGGCTCTCCCAGATGGAACACTCTTCCCGCCCTTTCTCCGTCATTGTCCGCGAGGCGCTGGGGAAAACGAAACTGGGCGCGGAAGATATCGGTTTCCAGGTCGCGCCGCGCATCAACGCTGCCGGCCGCCTGGAAGACGCCTCTTTGGCCCTGGAGCTGCTGATCGCGCCGGATGAGCAGACGGCCTTCAGGCAGTACGAGCTCCTGACCCAGCTCAACGCGATGCGCAAGGCCATCGAAGCGGAAGCGACGGAAGAGGCGATCGCGCTGGTCCGGCCGGACGACCGGGTGATCGTCGTCGCGCACGAGGGGTGGCACGAAGGGGTGGTCGGTATCGTCGCCGCGCGGCTGGTCCAGCGGTTCGAGCGGCCGGCCATCGTGCTGAGTATCGAGGAGGGACGGGCCAAGGGGAGCGCGCGTTCGCTCGGCAACGTCAGTATCTACGATCTGATCGCCACCCAGGAGGCGCTGCTCGAAAAGTTCGGCGGCCACAAGATGGCGGCGGGGCTCTCCCTGCGTGCCGGGGACGTTGACGCCTTCCGCGAAGGGATCAACGCGGAAGCGGCTGCGCTCGATCCGGACGATTTTCTGCCGGTCGAAGAGATCGTCGGGCAGCTCGATACGGGCAGCGTGGATTTCGAACTGCTGGAGATCCTGGAGCGCTACGAGCCCTATGGCGAGGGAAACCCGCGGCCGCGCTTCCTGGCGCGGGACGCCGAAGTGGTCGGGATCCGCTACCTCGGCAGCGACGGTGACCACTCCAAGGTGAGCCTGCGGCTTTTCAGGCATGAACGCCAGACCTTCGACCTCATGGCCTTCCGGCGGAAACTGGAACGTCCCGAGAGCGGCCGCCTCACCTGTAGCTATACCCTGGCCCGCAACGAATGGGGCGGCCGGGTCTCCATCCAGATGATGCTCGAACGCCTCTACGGCTAG
- a CDS encoding CTP synthase — MTKYIFVTGGVLSSLGKGITAASIGALLKHAGKKVGMLKIDPYINVDPGTMSPLEHGEVFVTKDGAETDLDIGNYERFLDTAFLKTSNFTTGQVYSSVIERERAGGYLGQTIQVIPHIVGEIVDRIKMAGEGHDILVVELGGTVGDIEGQPFMEAVRQMKHDEEVAGTFFIHVTLIPYIKAAGEHKSKPTQHSVQELRRIGITPQMIIARSEHALPKTFKKKLAFSCDVPQDSVIEALDAPSIYAVPISFMHQNILPPIAKALELGDLNPDMEQWDALVKKIVSPQERISIGFVGKYLELKESYKSLIEALIHSGAHLDTKVDFCWVDSEEIEERGAEALLQDCDAVLVAGGFGSRGVEGKIQAIHYARTNKVPYLGICLGMQLTLVEYARNVLGYEGANSVEFDEETPYPMIYLIDNFINQSGETELRTHKSPMGGTLRLGEYPCDTKEGSLLREAYRGEKTIFERHRHRYEANPTYRKALEDAGMIVTGESNGLIEAVEIPAHPWFLGVQFHPEFTSRLQTPNPSILAFVKAALAHAKGA; from the coding sequence ATGACGAAATATATCTTTGTAACGGGCGGGGTACTGAGTTCCCTCGGAAAAGGGATCACGGCCGCTTCCATCGGTGCGTTGCTGAAGCATGCCGGCAAAAAGGTCGGGATGCTCAAGATCGACCCCTATATCAACGTCGACCCGGGGACGATGAGCCCCCTGGAACACGGCGAGGTCTTCGTGACCAAAGACGGTGCCGAGACCGACCTCGATATCGGGAACTACGAACGTTTCCTCGATACGGCGTTCCTGAAAACGAGCAACTTCACGACCGGCCAGGTCTACAGCTCGGTCATCGAGCGCGAGCGTGCCGGGGGCTACCTGGGGCAGACCATCCAGGTCATCCCGCACATCGTCGGCGAGATCGTCGACCGTATCAAAATGGCGGGCGAAGGGCATGATATCCTCGTCGTCGAGCTCGGCGGGACCGTCGGTGACATCGAGGGGCAGCCGTTCATGGAGGCCGTGCGTCAGATGAAACACGACGAGGAGGTCGCCGGCACCTTCTTCATCCACGTCACCCTGATCCCCTACATCAAAGCGGCCGGCGAGCACAAAAGCAAACCGACGCAGCACTCGGTCCAGGAGCTTCGCCGTATCGGTATCACGCCGCAGATGATCATCGCGCGCAGCGAGCATGCCCTACCGAAGACTTTCAAGAAAAAGCTGGCGTTCTCCTGTGACGTCCCCCAGGACAGCGTCATCGAGGCCCTGGATGCACCGAGCATCTACGCGGTGCCCATCAGCTTCATGCACCAGAACATCCTGCCTCCGATCGCCAAGGCGCTGGAGCTGGGCGACCTGAACCCGGATATGGAGCAGTGGGACGCGCTCGTGAAGAAGATCGTCTCCCCGCAGGAGCGTATCAGCATCGGTTTCGTCGGCAAGTACCTGGAGCTCAAAGAGTCCTACAAGTCCCTGATCGAGGCGCTGATCCATTCGGGTGCCCACCTGGATACGAAAGTCGACTTCTGCTGGGTCGACAGCGAGGAGATCGAGGAGCGCGGCGCGGAGGCGCTGCTGCAGGATTGCGACGCGGTCCTCGTCGCCGGCGGTTTCGGTTCGCGCGGGGTCGAAGGGAAGATCCAGGCGATCCACTACGCCCGTACGAACAAGGTCCCCTACCTCGGCATCTGTCTGGGAATGCAGCTCACCCTTGTCGAGTACGCCCGCAACGTGCTGGGCTACGAGGGTGCCAACTCCGTCGAGTTCGACGAAGAGACGCCGTACCCGATGATCTACCTGATCGACAACTTCATCAACCAGAGCGGCGAGACCGAACTGCGTACGCACAAGTCCCCGATGGGCGGGACCCTGCGCCTGGGCGAATACCCCTGTGATACGAAAGAGGGCTCTTTGCTGCGCGAAGCCTACCGCGGCGAAAAGACGATCTTCGAACGCCACCGCCACCGCTACGAGGCCAACCCGACCTACCGCAAGGCGCTTGAAGATGCCGGCATGATCGTGACCGGTGAATCCAACGGCCTGATCGAAGCCGTCGAGATCCCGGCGCACCCGTGGTTCCTCGGTGTCCAGTTCCACCCGGAATTCACGTCGCGCCTGCAGACGCCGAACCCTTCCATCCTCGCCTTCGTCAAGGCGGCACTGGCCCATGCCAAAGGCGCCTGA
- a CDS encoding DUF481 domain-containing protein, whose protein sequence is MKRFLTPILAVSALFAAETAPKPNPLVTHTELSYVQTQGNTDTTAFSLDFNGKKSWGAHSLKLHADALYGTENSQENKNKLFGELNYDWQFARHVALNYVTGYKDDKFSGFAYQFYTGPGAKVIVLDEKPYALEFQGNVLYSIDQGMNKYYDVNGTEVPYPYPNGTAGLTKVDGTYNDYWGYMLKGAFSWIIVEGFKFIEEASYRSGFDNDQNYFVYSKTALESKINSTFSMGVSYKVDYTNLPPAGNERTDTTFMTSLIIDY, encoded by the coding sequence ATGAAACGTTTTCTGACCCCGATCCTGGCCGTTTCGGCCCTTTTCGCCGCTGAGACGGCGCCGAAACCGAACCCTCTTGTCACCCACACGGAGCTCAGTTACGTCCAGACCCAGGGGAATACCGATACGACCGCCTTCTCGCTTGATTTCAACGGGAAAAAGAGCTGGGGTGCACACAGTCTGAAGCTCCACGCGGATGCGCTTTACGGCACGGAGAACAGCCAGGAGAACAAGAACAAGCTTTTCGGCGAGCTCAACTACGACTGGCAGTTCGCAAGACATGTTGCCTTGAACTACGTGACCGGCTACAAGGATGACAAGTTCTCCGGTTTCGCCTATCAGTTCTACACCGGCCCCGGTGCGAAAGTGATCGTCCTGGATGAAAAGCCCTACGCCCTGGAGTTCCAGGGGAACGTGCTCTACAGCATCGACCAGGGGATGAACAAGTACTACGACGTCAACGGCACGGAGGTCCCTTACCCCTACCCCAACGGTACGGCCGGCCTGACCAAAGTCGACGGCACCTACAACGACTACTGGGGCTACATGCTCAAAGGGGCGTTCAGCTGGATCATCGTCGAGGGGTTCAAGTTCATCGAAGAGGCGAGCTACCGCAGCGGCTTCGACAATGACCAGAACTATTTCGTTTACTCGAAAACGGCGCTCGAGAGCAAGATCAACAGCACCTTCTCGATGGGGGTCAGCTACAAGGTCGATTACACGAACCTCCCTCCGGCAGGGAACGAACGTACGGATACGACCTTCATGACTTCATTGATTATCGACTACTAG
- a CDS encoding MFS transporter encodes MKTIMKKTLPLSMIIGLRFFGLFIVLSVLSQYALELPGGTPFLAGVALGGYALTQAFLQVPFGAMSDKLGRKKTILVGLLIFAAGSVIAALADNVYWLLFGRFLQGAGAIGSVVTAMIADQVREDERAHAMAVMGMVIAMSFAASMIIGPLVAGVWSVSTLFWLTAILSVTALVILFTAVPEPPQIVHHYSEDEAQIKHVFKDKELVRMYVTFLFHSSTMAIAFFLIPIIMKQQFEMSTMEFWKVYLPAVVFGILAMGPAAVFGEKYAKGKQIFLISIGFIIAAFALMGFTTSFWAFAVGAVFFFIGFNMFEPLLQSFVSKFAKVHQKGAALGVANTFAYIGIFIGGALGGALYQHYSKEGVALFVMGASVLWFLWILGMRNPGLRATIFLDFESYDKAKVPTLKGMEGISDFYVNETESLIIIKYDAEILTEEGLKTLMLKAA; translated from the coding sequence ATGAAAACCATCATGAAGAAAACCCTCCCGCTGAGTATGATCATCGGCCTGCGCTTTTTCGGGCTCTTTATCGTCCTCTCCGTGCTGTCGCAATATGCCCTGGAACTGCCGGGCGGTACGCCCTTCCTCGCCGGGGTCGCCCTGGGCGGCTACGCGCTGACGCAGGCTTTTTTGCAGGTCCCCTTCGGGGCCATGAGCGATAAACTCGGCCGCAAAAAGACGATCCTCGTCGGCCTGCTGATCTTTGCCGCCGGTTCCGTGATCGCCGCCCTGGCGGACAACGTCTACTGGCTGCTCTTCGGCCGCTTCCTGCAGGGTGCGGGTGCGATCGGCTCCGTCGTCACCGCGATGATCGCCGACCAGGTCCGCGAAGACGAACGCGCCCACGCCATGGCCGTCATGGGGATGGTCATCGCGATGAGCTTCGCCGCCTCCATGATCATCGGGCCGCTCGTCGCCGGCGTCTGGTCCGTCTCCACCCTCTTCTGGCTGACGGCGATCCTCTCCGTTACCGCCCTCGTCATCCTTTTCACCGCCGTACCGGAACCGCCGCAGATCGTCCACCACTACAGCGAAGACGAGGCGCAGATCAAGCACGTTTTCAAGGACAAGGAGCTGGTGCGTATGTACGTCACCTTCCTCTTCCACAGCTCGACGATGGCCATCGCTTTCTTCCTGATTCCGATCATCATGAAACAGCAGTTTGAAATGAGCACGATGGAGTTCTGGAAGGTCTATCTCCCCGCTGTCGTATTCGGGATCCTCGCGATGGGACCGGCGGCCGTCTTCGGCGAGAAATACGCCAAAGGCAAGCAGATCTTCCTCATCTCCATCGGCTTCATTATCGCCGCGTTCGCGCTGATGGGCTTCACGACCTCCTTCTGGGCCTTCGCGGTCGGCGCCGTCTTCTTCTTCATCGGCTTCAACATGTTCGAGCCGCTGCTCCAGAGCTTCGTCAGCAAATTCGCCAAGGTGCACCAGAAGGGGGCGGCCTTGGGCGTCGCCAATACCTTCGCCTACATCGGTATCTTCATCGGCGGCGCCCTGGGCGGGGCGCTCTACCAGCACTACTCCAAAGAGGGGGTAGCCCTTTTCGTCATGGGTGCATCGGTCCTCTGGTTCCTCTGGATCCTCGGCATGCGCAATCCGGGGCTGCGCGCGACGATCTTCCTCGACTTCGAATCCTATGACAAGGCAAAAGTACCGACGCTCAAAGGGATGGAGGGGATCTCCGACTTCTACGTCAACGAGACCGAAAGCCTCATTATTATCAAGTACGATGCCGAGATCCTCACCGAAGAGGGACTCAAAACCCTTATGCTCAAAGCGGCCTGA
- a CDS encoding mechanosensitive ion channel domain-containing protein codes for MEAYLDPETYGPYLDLALGYTLQLLGALLIFLIGKRVAKALGNVTNKAMSKYGVDETLTKFVSSSVYFVLLVVVIMAALGQLGIETTSFMAILGAAGLAVGLALKDTLANVGAAVIILIFRPFKVGDFVEAGGATGTVESISLFTTTISPVDNRTIIVPNAAITAGNIVNFSNKPHRRVDHVVGIGYNDDLKKAKEVLYGVIRDNPRTLDEPAPLVAVSELGDSSVNFTVRAWVKSEEYWDAYFGIIEEVKLALDANGITIPYPQMDVHLDSTENEEPQA; via the coding sequence ATGGAAGCTTATCTGGATCCGGAAACGTACGGTCCCTATCTTGACCTGGCCCTCGGCTACACGCTGCAGCTCCTGGGTGCCCTGCTTATCTTCCTGATCGGGAAAAGGGTGGCGAAGGCGCTGGGCAACGTGACAAACAAGGCGATGTCGAAATACGGTGTCGACGAGACGCTGACGAAGTTTGTGTCGAGCAGCGTCTATTTTGTCCTGCTGGTCGTCGTCATCATGGCGGCGCTCGGACAGCTGGGGATCGAGACGACCTCGTTCATGGCGATCCTCGGTGCCGCCGGCCTCGCGGTCGGCCTGGCATTGAAAGACACCCTGGCCAATGTCGGCGCTGCCGTCATTATCCTGATCTTCCGCCCCTTCAAGGTCGGCGACTTTGTCGAGGCCGGCGGCGCAACGGGGACGGTGGAGAGCATCAGCCTCTTTACGACGACCATCAGCCCGGTCGACAACCGCACCATCATCGTTCCGAATGCCGCAATCACGGCAGGGAACATCGTCAACTTCTCCAATAAGCCGCACCGGCGCGTCGACCATGTCGTCGGCATCGGCTACAATGACGATCTCAAAAAAGCCAAAGAGGTGCTGTACGGCGTGATCCGTGATAATCCCCGCACGCTCGACGAGCCTGCACCCTTGGTCGCGGTGAGTGAACTCGGCGACAGCAGCGTCAACTTTACCGTCCGCGCCTGGGTCAAATCCGAGGAGTACTGGGATGCCTACTTTGGCATCATCGAGGAGGTTAAGCTCGCGCTGGACGCCAACGGCATCACCATCCCCTATCCGCAGATGGATGTCCATCTCGATTCCACCGAAAACGAGGAGCCCCAGGCATGA
- a CDS encoding DUF481 domain-containing protein, translated as MLRTLFLLLISIQLFAIVAIKPREVGEKPGLSGELTGAFETKRGNTEKDNYAGSLQLQFDSNTTYVVWGVARGEYGEASGVRDTNNLFAHLRYIRNIAGPDIATEAFAQMEKDEFKSIEERALVGGGVRWKVLNKKRGQWGGLFVGAGAYAEYIGYSTAVDPLERNLRFNSYLAYSLPLSDKGQFTVVGYYQPKVDDINDYYIVSSARIELQIYRQLYLGFSVEYAHDSDPAVGIKQDDFSQRTLFTFKF; from the coding sequence TTGTTACGTACGCTATTTCTCCTGCTCATTTCCATTCAGCTCTTTGCCATCGTGGCGATCAAACCCCGCGAGGTCGGCGAGAAGCCGGGCCTTTCCGGCGAACTGACCGGCGCCTTCGAGACGAAGCGCGGCAATACGGAGAAGGACAACTACGCGGGGAGCCTCCAGCTGCAGTTTGACAGCAATACGACCTATGTGGTCTGGGGGGTGGCGCGCGGCGAATACGGCGAGGCAAGCGGTGTCAGGGATACGAACAACCTCTTCGCCCACCTGCGTTATATTCGCAACATTGCCGGCCCCGACATCGCGACGGAAGCCTTCGCTCAGATGGAAAAAGATGAGTTCAAGTCGATTGAGGAACGGGCTCTGGTCGGCGGCGGGGTGCGCTGGAAAGTGTTGAACAAGAAACGCGGACAGTGGGGCGGGCTGTTCGTCGGTGCGGGGGCCTATGCCGAATATATCGGCTATTCGACCGCCGTCGATCCGCTGGAACGCAACCTGCGCTTTAACAGTTACCTTGCCTACAGCCTGCCCCTGTCCGATAAAGGGCAGTTCACGGTCGTCGGCTATTACCAGCCCAAGGTTGACGACATCAACGACTACTACATCGTAAGTTCCGCCCGGATAGAGCTGCAGATCTACCGGCAGCTCTACCTCGGGTTCTCGGTGGAATACGCCCACGATTCGGACCCTGCCGTCGGCATCAAGCAGGACGATTTCTCACAGCGGACCCTGTTCACCTTCAAATTCTAG
- a CDS encoding MFS transporter: protein MPLLVSAFYFFYFAIIGVYVIFMPKVLEMVGYAPSEIGIIFASAPLVRFAVPFAFMRGLRLDRTVFNGALVLMLGAAAAFFPALPHFWALLAANITLGIGLSLILPYIEVIVLELIGKERYGKVRLFGSVGFILVALALVKVLDAPQTALIFLMGTTLLTALFGYLIAGHDAKKQAEAPAAAGSGGFTLLTHPGLWLGFLLMQISFGPFYNFFTIYETAHGVSLDMTIYLWSFGVIAEIVLFYFQGPLLRRNLHALLEFAAGVTVLRWLIVWQFPESLPLLFTAQSMHAISFALFHTAAISYLYTLFTQKKLAQQFFFGISYGLGGFIGAVGSGYIYEYLPGALFLTAAGASALAVLALRRG from the coding sequence ATGCCCCTGCTCGTCTCCGCCTTCTACTTTTTCTACTTTGCCATCATCGGCGTCTACGTCATTTTTATGCCCAAGGTACTCGAGATGGTCGGCTACGCCCCCTCCGAGATCGGCATCATCTTCGCCAGCGCGCCGCTGGTACGCTTCGCCGTGCCCTTCGCTTTTATGCGCGGTCTCCGGCTCGACCGGACCGTATTCAACGGCGCCCTGGTGCTGATGCTCGGCGCCGCCGCCGCGTTTTTCCCCGCCCTGCCCCACTTCTGGGCACTGCTGGCCGCCAACATCACGTTGGGAATAGGGCTCAGCCTGATCCTTCCCTATATCGAAGTGATCGTTCTGGAACTGATCGGCAAGGAGCGCTACGGGAAGGTGAGGCTCTTCGGTTCGGTCGGCTTCATCCTTGTCGCCCTGGCACTGGTCAAGGTTCTGGACGCACCGCAGACAGCGCTCATTTTCTTAATGGGCACCACGCTCCTGACGGCCCTTTTCGGCTACCTCATCGCCGGGCACGATGCCAAAAAACAGGCCGAGGCGCCTGCGGCAGCCGGCAGCGGCGGCTTTACGCTGCTGACGCACCCCGGGCTCTGGCTTGGTTTTTTGCTGATGCAGATCAGCTTCGGTCCCTTCTACAACTTCTTCACCATCTACGAGACCGCCCACGGCGTCAGTCTCGACATGACCATCTACCTCTGGAGTTTCGGCGTCATCGCCGAGATCGTCCTCTTCTACTTCCAGGGGCCACTGCTGCGCCGCAACCTGCACGCCCTGCTGGAGTTCGCCGCGGGTGTGACCGTACTGCGCTGGCTGATCGTGTGGCAGTTCCCCGAAAGCCTGCCGCTGTTGTTCACCGCACAGAGCATGCACGCCATCAGCTTCGCCCTCTTTCACACCGCGGCCATCAGCTACCTCTACACCCTCTTTACGCAGAAAAAGCTGGCACAGCAGTTCTTCTTCGGGATCAGCTACGGGCTCGGGGGATTTATCGGGGCCGTCGGTTCGGGCTATATCTATGAATATCTGCCCGGGGCGCTCTTTCTCACCGCGGCGGGCGCATCGGCGCTGGCCGTCCTCGCGCTGCGGCGCGGCTAG